The nucleotide sequence TGGACGCGCCCGAGGAAGACCAGGTACCCCGGGTGCCCGGACCCCGGAGCAAAGCACCCGAGGTCGAGCCCGTGGTGGATCGTCGCGGCGTACGTCAGGTCGGGACGGCGGTCGGCATCGCTGATCGCCACGTAGTGGCACACGTCGTCGTACGCCCGGTAGACCGGGAGGATCCGCTCGGAGGAGAAGCCGTGGATCGTCGTGACCACAGGGGTCCCCACGAGCCGGCTGAAGACGAGAGGGAGGAAGTCGAACTGGTTGCTGATCACGTCGAACCGATCGGCCTCCTCGTAGAGCGAGGCGATGTGGAGAGCCTCGTACACCTTGGCGTCGACGGCCGGGTCCTCCTCGTACCCCCTCGGTGCGACCGCGCGCAACGTCGCCGAGGTCACCGAGTCCGCGGTCGCGAACAACGTGACATCGTGCCCCCGTGCCACGAGGCCCTCGGTCAGCGTGGACGCCACCTGCTCCCAGGGGCCGTACGCCCGCGGTGGCGTGCGGTGCGCGATCGAGGCGAGGACGGCGACTCGCATGGTGCCTCCCGGGGTCGGGCCCCACCGTAGGGCCGAAGCAGCCTTGACGTCGCTGCTACGGTCGAAGAGCGAGATCGGTTCGGCAACG is from Arthrobacter sp. NEB 688 and encodes:
- a CDS encoding glycosyltransferase family 4 protein, translating into MRVAVLASIAHRTPPRAYGPWEQVASTLTEGLVARGHDVTLFATADSVTSATLRAVAPRGYEEDPAVDAKVYEALHIASLYEEADRFDVISNQFDFLPLVFSRLVGTPVVTTIHGFSSERILPVYRAYDDVCHYVAISDADRRPDLTYAATIHHGLDLGCFAPGSGHPGYLVFLGRVHPHKGTREAIDVALRAGVPLVIAGTVQDEAYFREMVEPFVDGVRVSYVGPVGPVERERLLGGARALLHLIDFDEPFGLAVVEALAVGTPVIAHRRGSMPEIVRHGVTGFLVSGPREALAAVRAVGGLERGACRADVVARFSASRMVDEYEDLFARLVRRPT